A window of the Microbulbifer aggregans genome harbors these coding sequences:
- a CDS encoding adenosine kinase, whose protein sequence is MNTYHVYGLGAALVDTEIEVSDQDLLDLKVDKGLMTLADSERQQQLLSQLKGHLVAAKRASGGSAANTIIAASYFGANTFYSCKVAADENGDFYLKDLENAGVQYHRTLSREEGDTGKCLVMVTPDAERTMVTYLGISETLSSVELHPEAIASAAYLYLEGYLVASESGRAAAIEAARIARASNTRVAISLSDPGMVQFFRDGLLEMIGERVDLLFCNRDEALGFTGADTIEEAAERLKQYTDCFAITLGADGALVFDGANSITVPSSAVTAIDTNGAGDMFAGAFIYAITQGQSFEKAATLANRAAGKVVTQFGPRLEAEQHQEILAVPTPA, encoded by the coding sequence ATGAATACGTATCACGTCTACGGCCTTGGCGCCGCTCTGGTGGACACCGAAATCGAGGTATCCGATCAGGACTTGCTTGACCTGAAGGTGGATAAAGGCCTGATGACCCTGGCGGACAGCGAGCGTCAGCAGCAGTTACTGTCACAACTGAAGGGCCACCTGGTGGCTGCGAAACGTGCCAGTGGTGGCTCTGCTGCAAACACCATCATTGCCGCAAGCTATTTCGGTGCGAATACGTTTTACAGCTGCAAAGTGGCCGCCGATGAGAACGGCGACTTCTACCTCAAAGATCTTGAAAATGCCGGGGTTCAATATCATCGCACCTTGTCCCGCGAAGAGGGCGACACCGGCAAGTGTCTGGTAATGGTTACTCCAGATGCCGAACGCACCATGGTCACTTACCTCGGCATCAGCGAGACGCTGTCCTCGGTGGAACTGCACCCGGAAGCCATTGCCAGCGCCGCCTATCTCTATCTTGAAGGTTACCTGGTGGCATCGGAAAGCGGTCGCGCTGCCGCGATTGAAGCCGCACGTATTGCGCGAGCCAGTAATACCCGCGTCGCCATCAGCTTGTCCGACCCCGGTATGGTGCAATTCTTCCGTGACGGGCTGCTGGAGATGATTGGCGAGCGCGTTGATTTGTTGTTCTGTAACCGCGATGAAGCCCTGGGCTTTACCGGTGCGGACACCATCGAAGAAGCGGCAGAGCGCCTGAAGCAATATACCGACTGTTTTGCCATCACCCTCGGCGCCGATGGCGCACTGGTTTTCGATGGTGCCAACTCGATAACCGTACCCTCCAGCGCAGTTACCGCGATTGATACCAACGGCGCTGGAGACATGTTCGCCGGGGCTTTTATTTACGCCATCACTCAGGGACAAAGCTTTGAGAAGGCCGCCACGCTCGCCAACCGCGCCGCGGGCAAGGTCGTGACCCAATTCGGGCCCCGCCTGGAAGCAGAGCAGCACCAGGAAATTCTGGCGGTACCGACTCCCGCGTGA
- a CDS encoding cobalamin-independent methionine synthase II family protein, whose protein sequence is MWKTDLFPTQLVGSYVKPQWLANHDKVYQKEGTWWNVDKELLPAAIDDAVRLAIYDQNMAGMTFATDGEVRRQTFSGHFYNLQGIDQDNPAEFTNFHNDITEYLKMKQKATNVGADLQKEKESEPKQAHKVLFPAVRDKIRWPGPMVVSDIPFLKRYAANRSKITVIGPVTLSYRLVDTGIYPDQASLCFAIADALNQELKALAAAGVDLIQIDEPEVHFRYSQCQDFAVEAINRMVRDVDCLTSVHVCYGYSKNIALKEPSPIYPKAVSLIAESDIDAIHTEYAQPGHTPDFLQSVGNKLVAIGVLNLDPQGEVEEIEAIRKLVIDAMEVIPKERISLAPDCGMWFLERDFAFRKINSMCLAAQSLRNQFG, encoded by the coding sequence ATGTGGAAGACAGACCTGTTCCCGACCCAGCTGGTAGGCAGCTACGTAAAACCCCAGTGGCTGGCAAACCACGACAAGGTCTACCAGAAAGAAGGCACCTGGTGGAATGTTGATAAGGAACTCCTGCCTGCAGCAATTGACGACGCCGTGCGCCTCGCAATCTACGACCAGAACATGGCCGGAATGACTTTTGCGACCGACGGCGAGGTTCGCCGCCAGACCTTCAGCGGTCATTTCTATAATCTGCAGGGTATCGACCAGGACAATCCTGCTGAATTCACCAACTTCCATAACGACATTACGGAATATCTGAAGATGAAGCAGAAGGCCACCAATGTGGGTGCCGATCTGCAAAAGGAAAAAGAAAGCGAACCCAAGCAGGCCCATAAGGTCCTGTTCCCCGCGGTGCGGGACAAGATCCGCTGGCCCGGTCCGATGGTGGTCAGCGACATCCCATTCCTGAAACGCTATGCCGCAAACCGCAGCAAGATCACTGTGATCGGCCCGGTAACCCTGTCCTATCGCCTGGTGGATACCGGTATTTACCCCGATCAGGCGTCCCTCTGTTTCGCCATCGCTGACGCGCTCAACCAGGAATTAAAAGCCCTGGCGGCCGCGGGTGTTGACCTGATTCAGATCGACGAGCCAGAAGTGCATTTCCGCTACAGCCAGTGCCAGGACTTTGCTGTTGAAGCGATCAACCGCATGGTACGCGACGTCGACTGTCTGACCTCGGTACACGTCTGCTACGGCTACTCCAAGAATATCGCCCTGAAAGAGCCGAGCCCGATCTACCCGAAAGCCGTATCGCTGATCGCCGAGTCCGACATTGATGCCATCCACACAGAGTACGCACAGCCCGGCCATACCCCGGACTTCCTGCAGTCCGTCGGCAACAAACTGGTTGCCATTGGCGTGCTCAACCTGGACCCACAAGGAGAAGTCGAGGAAATCGAGGCGATTCGCAAGCTGGTGATCGATGCCATGGAGGTCATACCCAAGGAGCGTATCAGCCTGGCACCGGATTGCGGCATGTGGTTCTTGGAGCGGGATTTTGCCTTCCGCAAAATCAACTCCATGTGTCTTGCGGCGCAGTCCCTGAGAAACCAGTTCGGCTAA
- a CDS encoding Trm112 family protein → MNTQEYIEILRCPHCTRENKGVLKEIKPDWLGCSDCSRQYPIVEGIPVMLPEEGDKWLGVASEDLPTIEEHDRFVSATS, encoded by the coding sequence ATGAATACTCAAGAATACATCGAAATCCTCCGCTGCCCCCACTGCACTCGCGAGAACAAGGGCGTACTGAAAGAGATCAAGCCTGACTGGCTGGGCTGCAGCGATTGTAGCCGTCAGTACCCGATTGTTGAGGGGATCCCGGTGATGTTGCCGGAAGAAGGTGACAAGTGGCTCGGCGTAGCTAGCGAGGATCTGCCAACGATTGAAGAGCACGACCGCTTCGTCAGCGCCACCAGTTAA